The following proteins are encoded in a genomic region of Molothrus aeneus isolate 106 chromosome 14, BPBGC_Maene_1.0, whole genome shotgun sequence:
- the AGTR2 gene encoding type-2 angiotensin II receptor — translation MQSNYSLVVTTRESLQVLSTALTNSSAVSHSSPPCPLTSSDYQFSLIPALFSAVFVLGLVGNSVVVVVLCRHTGPKTVANIYIFNLAMADLLCLATLPFWATYYAQGYNWLFGSLMCKISSSVLCLNMFASIFFITCMSVDRYHAIVHPIHSQRRTPQQAYFVALVVWGLACLSSLPTFYFRDTYYVESLEVNACIMAFPYENYAQWSVATAFLKNTLGFFIPLAVITTCYIWIRRHLLKAQQFGKSRQKRDKVLKLVAAVVVAFLISWLPFHVLTFLNALAHMEVIASCAVMGLIDTALPFGICMAFANSCINPLLYCFIGNQFQEKLHRLFKRRVHQLSSHRESSSARRGSCFREPETPVGKEGEPESFL, via the coding sequence ATGCAGAGCAATTACTCCCTGGTTGTCACCACCAGGGAAAGTCTCCAAGTCCTGTCTACAGCACTGACAAACTCATCAGCTGTGTCGCActcatcccctccctgcccccttACCTCTTCAGATTATCAGTTTTCACTGATTCCAGCCCTCTTCTCTGCGGTTTTTGTTCTTGGCTTGGTTGGCAACAGCGTGGTGGTTGTGGTGCTCTGTCGTCACACTGGCCCCAAGACAGTTGCTAATATCTACATTTTCAACCTGGCCATGGCAGACCTGCTGTGCCTGGCCACCCTCCCCTTCTGGGCCACCTACTATGCTCAGGGATACAACTGGCTCTTCGGGTCTCTCATGTGCAAGATctccagctctgtcctgtgTCTGAATATGTTtgcaagtatttttttcattacgTGCATGAGTGTGGACCGGTACCACGCCATTGTCCATCCTATTCACTCCCAGAGGAGAACTCCACAGCAAGCTTATTTTGTGGCATTGGTTGTGTGGGGCCTCGCCTGCTTGTCCTCCCTCCCAACTTTTTATTTCCGAGACACTTACTACGTTGAAAGCTTGGAGGTCAATGCTTGCATTATGGCCTTTCCTTATGAGAACTATGCTCAATGGTCTGTGGCAACAGCCTTCCTGAAAAACACCCTGGGCTTCTTCATCCCCTTGGCAGTGATCACCACCTGCTACATCTGGATCAGGAGGCACTTGCTTAAAGCACAGCAGTTTGGGAAGAGCAGGCAGAAGAGGGACAAGGTCCTGaagctggtggctgctgttgTCGTGGCCTTCCTGATCTCCTGGCTGCCATTCCACGTCCTGACGTTTCTGAACGCTCTGGCTCACATGGAGGTCATTGCCAGCTGTGCGGTGATGGGGCTCATCGACACAGCGCTGCCCTTCGGCATCTGCATGGCCTTTGCCAACAGCTGCATCAACCCCCTGCTCTACTGCTTCATTGGCAACCAGTTCCAGGAGAAGCTGCACCGCCTGTTCAAGAGGAGGGTTCACCAGCTCAGCAGCCACCGCGAGAGCTCCTCTGCCAGGAGGGGCAGCTGCTTCAGAGAGCCTGAAACCCCCGTGGGCAAAGAAGGGGAACCCGAGTCCTTCCTGTAG